The Candidatus Hinthialibacter antarcticus genome has a window encoding:
- the proB gene encoding glutamate 5-kinase, with protein MNEKLSPFLTDVQRIVIKVGTRVIDHEQTHFNLPVIESLVREIAELKQRGVEVILVSSGAVGAGLRALRVPKRPASLPLKQAYAAIGQGRLMKAYTDLFAQHDIITAQILLTRSDLDRRESYLNARETLQHLLTIGVVPIINENDTVAVEELTFGDNDMLAALTAGEMEAQLLVLLTTVDGLFRSFDPVTKSGELIEMIDDDLDGAMQCVDPNIDEFSMGGMQSKLGAARTAASSGTLTAIANGLRPGVLNELIQGQGRATWVLPSEKKLAARKYYLAHAKTLSGGKIVVDAGASNALLQGGKSLLASGVKQVIGEFQEKDLVQIINETNKEIARGLVNVSSGDLVQIQGRRSKDIQSSDDHHTSGVVIHRDNLVLTG; from the coding sequence ATGAATGAAAAACTGTCGCCATTTTTAACCGACGTCCAGCGCATCGTCATTAAAGTCGGGACGCGCGTCATCGACCACGAGCAAACCCATTTCAATTTGCCGGTCATCGAATCGCTGGTCAGAGAAATCGCCGAACTCAAACAACGCGGCGTCGAAGTGATTTTAGTATCATCCGGCGCGGTGGGCGCGGGCCTGCGGGCGTTGCGCGTTCCCAAGCGTCCGGCGTCGCTGCCCTTAAAGCAAGCCTACGCCGCCATTGGTCAAGGCCGCCTGATGAAAGCCTACACCGATCTCTTCGCGCAACATGACATTATCACCGCGCAAATTCTGCTCACCCGCAGCGACCTTGACCGACGCGAATCGTATCTTAATGCGCGTGAAACCCTACAACACCTGCTCACCATCGGCGTCGTGCCGATCATCAATGAGAACGACACCGTCGCCGTCGAAGAACTTACCTTCGGCGACAATGACATGCTGGCGGCGCTGACGGCGGGTGAAATGGAAGCGCAACTGTTGGTGCTGCTCACCACGGTTGACGGGTTGTTCCGCTCGTTTGATCCTGTAACGAAATCCGGCGAACTGATTGAAATGATTGATGACGACCTCGACGGCGCCATGCAATGCGTTGACCCGAACATTGATGAGTTTTCGATGGGAGGGATGCAATCCAAACTGGGCGCTGCGCGAACGGCGGCCTCATCAGGTACGCTGACCGCCATCGCCAACGGCCTGCGCCCCGGCGTATTGAATGAACTCATCCAGGGGCAAGGACGCGCCACCTGGGTGTTGCCGTCTGAGAAAAAACTGGCGGCGCGAAAATATTACCTGGCCCACGCCAAAACGCTCAGCGGCGGAAAAATCGTGGTGGATGCGGGCGCCTCAAACGCGCTATTGCAAGGCGGGAAAAGCCTGTTGGCGTCTGGCGTGAAACAGGTTATCGGTGAATTTCAAGAAAAAGACCTGGTGCAAATCATTAACGAAACAAACAAAGAAATCGCCCGAGGACTGGTTAATGTTTCCTCGGGCGATCTGGTTCAAATTCAAGGACGCCGCAGCAAAGATATTCAATCCAGCGATGACCATCACACGTCAGGCGTGGTCATTCACCGCGACAATCTAGTGTTAACTGGATGA
- the obgE gene encoding GTPase ObgE, which produces MPSYEGPFIDRAKIQLKAGDGGDGRVSFRHEKFVPLGGPDGGDGGNGGSILLRVNPGLNTLDKMYSQPVCKAPNGEGGGKNNRYGAYGDDIVLEIPAGTVIFNEETGEVVLDMEETNGEAVIAQGGKGGKGNSKFATSTNHAPRKATSGKPGDEFTAIFELKTVAHVGLVGLPNAGKSTLISSITGARPRIANYPFTTLQPILGSIPLPEGGGFVIADIPGIIQGAHEGVGLGFDFLRHIERTNLLVFVIELSPHDPDVPAQTYRDLRYELEKYDASILERPFLVALNKRDLLEDEESLDVALHSFHEQHPDVGDDQLFVISASEKNNTEHLRQSIIALYTETIGRSETPIMQTAPDILQQQMDSAQTKPITSTDEPQLDE; this is translated from the coding sequence ATGCCGTCTTATGAAGGGCCGTTTATTGACCGGGCCAAAATCCAACTGAAAGCAGGCGACGGCGGCGACGGCCGCGTTTCGTTTCGCCATGAAAAATTCGTCCCGCTGGGCGGCCCGGACGGCGGAGACGGCGGCAACGGCGGTTCGATTCTGCTGCGCGTCAATCCCGGCCTGAATACGCTCGACAAAATGTACTCTCAGCCGGTTTGCAAAGCCCCCAACGGCGAAGGCGGAGGCAAGAACAACCGCTACGGCGCGTATGGCGATGATATCGTGCTTGAAATTCCTGCGGGAACCGTCATCTTCAATGAAGAGACTGGTGAAGTGGTTCTCGATATGGAAGAAACCAACGGCGAGGCCGTGATCGCCCAAGGCGGCAAGGGCGGCAAAGGCAATTCAAAATTCGCCACCTCTACCAACCATGCGCCCCGCAAAGCCACCAGTGGAAAACCCGGCGATGAATTCACCGCCATTTTTGAACTAAAAACCGTCGCGCACGTCGGGCTGGTGGGGCTGCCCAATGCGGGCAAATCAACCCTGATCTCGTCAATCACCGGCGCCCGTCCGCGCATCGCCAACTACCCGTTCACGACGCTGCAACCCATTCTCGGCTCGATCCCACTGCCGGAAGGCGGCGGTTTCGTCATCGCCGACATCCCCGGCATCATTCAAGGCGCGCACGAAGGCGTCGGGCTGGGCTTTGATTTTTTACGACACATTGAGCGAACAAATCTGCTGGTCTTCGTCATCGAACTTTCGCCGCACGACCCTGACGTCCCGGCGCAGACCTACCGCGACTTGCGCTATGAACTGGAAAAATATGACGCCAGTATTTTAGAACGCCCCTTTTTAGTGGCGCTCAACAAACGCGATTTGCTCGAAGATGAAGAGTCGCTTGACGTAGCGCTGCACTCGTTCCATGAACAGCACCCCGATGTTGGCGATGACCAATTGTTTGTGATTTCCGCCAGCGAAAAAAACAACACCGAACATCTGCGCCAATCTATCATCGCTTTGTATACTGAGACGATAGGGCGGAGCGAAACGCCGATCATGCAAACGGCGCCGGATATTCTGCAACAACAAATGGATTCCGCCCAAACGAAACCCATCACTTCAACGGACGAACCGCAACTTGATGAATGA